A region from the Geobacillus vulcani PSS1 genome encodes:
- a CDS encoding glycosyltransferase: protein MKTSIVILTHNKLDYTKQCIESIRQYTREGTYEIIVVDNRSTDGTVEWLQSQKDIRTIFNAKNVGFPKGCNQGIQIAEGENILLLNNDVVVTKHWLDHLLACLYSADDIGAVGPVTNSAAYYSTIPVRYTSIDEMHEFASQHNVLDPNKWEERLKLIGFCLLIKKEAIEKVGLLDERFTPGNFEDDDYSVRLRQAGYRLMLCNDTFVHHYGSVSWKDDSSGYSKLLRENQKKFEKKWGVDIDAYAIDLEMLSRVGMDHHRAINVLHIGCGAGATLLKIKHEYPQAALYGVEQNAFAIKEAQRYAYVACDLDDTQIKKQMFDLILYSSRTIPLDDHLLCFVVEHLKQDGQFLAHVQNTGYVQLLEQLIVGRNPFTGGDFYSLRQLEDLFKSHSLSMSITGLLSPENDMKHRLVDHLKVLYGEKVQFLLAAKSFLVCANKQKTNIRELIGDFVSKKDRHQILEQLNDISITEVVATIRNMNEAVELLNELAIENFAQGNHEHVLPYLQAAFELCSDDTDTLYNLAFVLNSYGEKELANHYLSLIRQPDGEVKKLFEEINEQSLKKAQQLAFLLRRLEFDIDVEETKQSLVNQLARGEINEQLIKEVIETSIVHKVKVLQAIAITCFEQGLHEQVLPYLQLAYEQEPENIDTLYNLGYVLLTYGEYGLAKAFLEKIRHPDKEVLQLLEIAKEESLRHE from the coding sequence ATGAAAACAAGTATCGTTATACTAACTCACAATAAGCTAGACTATACAAAACAATGTATAGAAAGCATTCGCCAATATACAAGAGAAGGTACGTACGAAATTATCGTTGTTGATAACCGTTCTACGGACGGAACGGTGGAATGGTTGCAGTCACAAAAAGATATACGAACAATTTTTAATGCTAAAAATGTTGGTTTCCCTAAAGGGTGCAACCAGGGAATACAGATTGCAGAAGGGGAAAACATTCTTTTACTAAATAACGATGTGGTTGTGACAAAACATTGGCTTGATCATTTGTTAGCTTGTTTATACAGCGCTGATGATATTGGAGCGGTCGGGCCAGTTACAAATTCTGCGGCTTATTATTCAACCATTCCCGTTCGTTATACGTCGATCGATGAAATGCATGAGTTCGCTTCCCAACATAATGTTTTAGATCCAAATAAATGGGAAGAACGATTAAAGTTAATTGGATTCTGTTTGCTCATTAAAAAAGAGGCAATAGAGAAAGTCGGGCTGTTGGACGAGCGCTTTACCCCAGGAAACTTTGAAGATGACGATTATTCTGTTCGTTTGCGACAGGCCGGTTATCGCTTAATGCTTTGTAACGATACGTTTGTCCACCATTACGGTAGTGTATCATGGAAAGACGACAGTAGCGGTTATTCGAAGTTGTTGCGAGAAAATCAAAAGAAGTTTGAAAAGAAATGGGGTGTTGATATTGATGCGTACGCTATCGATTTGGAGATGTTGAGTCGAGTTGGGATGGATCATCACCGTGCTATCAATGTGTTACACATCGGCTGTGGGGCAGGGGCAACGTTGTTAAAAATAAAACATGAATATCCTCAAGCAGCGCTGTATGGTGTAGAACAAAATGCATTTGCTATCAAAGAAGCACAGCGATATGCATATGTAGCTTGCGATTTAGACGATACTCAAATAAAGAAACAGATGTTTGATCTTATTTTATATAGTAGCCGCACGATCCCGTTAGATGACCATTTACTTTGTTTCGTTGTTGAACATTTAAAACAGGACGGACAGTTTTTGGCACATGTACAAAATACCGGATACGTTCAGTTGCTTGAACAATTGATTGTTGGACGAAATCCTTTTACGGGTGGGGATTTTTATAGTTTACGCCAATTAGAGGATTTGTTTAAGTCGCATTCATTATCCATGTCTATTACAGGTTTACTTTCTCCGGAAAATGACATGAAACATCGGTTAGTTGATCATTTAAAAGTATTGTACGGGGAAAAAGTGCAATTTTTACTTGCTGCAAAATCGTTTCTCGTATGTGCCAATAAACAAAAAACAAATATAAGGGAACTCATTGGGGATTTTGTTTCTAAAAAAGATCGTCACCAAATCTTGGAGCAGTTAAATGATATTTCTATCACTGAAGTTGTCGCTACAATAAGGAATATGAACGAAGCAGTCGAACTGCTGAATGAACTGGCGATTGAAAATTTTGCACAAGGCAATCACGAACATGTTTTGCCGTACTTGCAAGCGGCGTTCGAGTTGTGTTCAGATGATACAGATACGTTATACAATCTAGCATTTGTGTTGAACTCCTATGGCGAAAAAGAGCTAGCGAATCACTATTTATCATTGATTCGTCAACCGGATGGCGAAGTGAAAAAACTGTTTGAGGAGATCAATGAACAATCGTTGAAAAAAGCACAACAACTTGCCTTTTTGTTGCGTCGCCTCGAATTTGATATTGACGTTGAAGAGACAAAGCAATCGCTTGTTAATCAGTTGGCTCGTGGCGAAATTAATGAGCAACTCATCAAGGAAGTTATTGAGACAAGCATTGTCCATAAAGTAAAAGTGCTTCAAGCAATTGCGATCACTTGTTTCGAACAAGGACTGCATGAACAGGTATTGCCGTATTTACAACTTGCTTATGAGCAAGAGCCAGAGAACATAGATACGTTATACAATCTAGGTTATGTGCTTCTTACTTACGGAGAGTACGGATTAGCCAAAGCGTTTTTGGAAAAAATTCGGCATCCGGATAAGGAAGTGTTACAACTACTCGAAATTGCAAAAGAGGAGAGTCTTCGTCATGAATGA
- a CDS encoding DegT/DnrJ/EryC1/StrS family aminotransferase produces MIPFLDVKAINECYLKEIECAIKEVLRSGQYILGEQVKKFEDEFARYCGVKYAIGVANGLDALSLILRGYGIKEGDEVIVPANTYIATLLAVSMNGATPVLVEPNINTYNIDPNKIEEKITCRTRAIIVVHLYGQVADMKHIWKIANKYNLKVIEDAAQAHGAIYSGKRTGNLGDAGAFSFYPSKNLGALGDGGAITTNDDELAKRLRALRNYGSHEKYYNLYKGVNSRLDEIQAAVLRVKLRYLDEENEKRRRVAEYYLKHIKNNKVILPYIDMSKKLSHVWHLFVVRVGNRNEFQNYLQSHGIQTIIHYPIPPHKQNAYSELNSLRLPVTEEIHNTVLSLPISPILTDEHVNKIVQVINDY; encoded by the coding sequence GTGATTCCATTTCTTGATGTAAAAGCAATAAATGAATGTTACTTAAAGGAGATCGAATGTGCCATTAAGGAAGTTTTGAGATCTGGACAGTATATTTTAGGAGAGCAAGTGAAAAAATTTGAAGATGAATTTGCAAGATATTGTGGTGTTAAGTATGCAATCGGAGTGGCAAATGGTCTAGATGCATTGTCACTTATTTTAAGAGGATATGGAATAAAAGAAGGAGATGAGGTAATTGTACCTGCAAATACATATATTGCCACTTTGCTTGCCGTATCTATGAATGGTGCTACACCTGTACTGGTTGAACCCAATATCAATACTTACAATATTGATCCGAATAAAATAGAAGAGAAAATTACATGTAGGACCAGAGCAATTATCGTAGTTCATTTATATGGTCAAGTAGCAGATATGAAGCATATATGGAAGATTGCCAATAAGTATAATTTAAAGGTTATAGAAGATGCTGCTCAAGCACATGGAGCTATATATAGCGGAAAACGGACAGGTAATTTGGGAGATGCAGGGGCTTTTAGCTTTTACCCTAGCAAAAACCTCGGTGCTCTTGGGGACGGTGGGGCAATTACAACAAATGATGATGAGCTAGCAAAACGGTTAAGGGCACTTAGGAACTATGGTTCACATGAAAAATATTATAATTTGTACAAAGGTGTGAATAGTCGATTAGATGAAATACAAGCGGCGGTGCTTAGAGTTAAACTGAGGTATCTTGATGAGGAAAACGAGAAGAGAAGAAGAGTTGCTGAGTATTATCTTAAACATATAAAAAACAACAAAGTTATTTTACCTTATATAGATATGTCAAAAAAATTATCTCACGTTTGGCATTTATTTGTTGTTAGAGTCGGCAACAGGAATGAATTCCAAAATTATTTGCAAAGTCATGGAATACAAACAATTATTCATTATCCTATTCCACCACATAAACAAAATGCGTATTCAGAATTAAACAGTTTAAGACTACCTGTTACTGAGGAAATCCATAATACGGTTCTGAGCCTTCCAATTTCACCGATTTTAACAGACGAACATGTTAACAAAATTGTGCAGGTGATTAACGATTATTAA
- a CDS encoding sugar phosphate nucleotidyltransferase, translating into MKGIILAGGTGSRLYPLTKVTNKHLLPVGKYPMIYHAIHKLKEAGMSDILIVTGREHMGDVVNLLGSGSEFGVQFTYKVQDQAGGIAQALGLCEAFVGNDLMTVILGDNVFSDSIAPYVENFKRQQTGAKILIKEVSDPERFGVPELEGERIKNIEEKPKTPKSSYAVTGIYMYDATVFDIIRTLKPSARGELEITDVNNAYIARNELTYDVLKGWWTDAGTYASYLRANELAKDIDFGEWFNKNLKH; encoded by the coding sequence ATGAAAGGCATCATCCTCGCAGGTGGGACAGGCTCGCGTCTGTATCCTCTCACAAAAGTAACAAATAAACATTTGCTTCCAGTTGGCAAATATCCGATGATTTATCACGCCATCCACAAGTTGAAGGAAGCAGGAATGAGCGATATTTTAATTGTCACAGGGCGCGAGCATATGGGCGATGTTGTAAATTTGCTAGGAAGCGGTTCAGAGTTTGGTGTTCAGTTTACGTATAAAGTACAAGATCAAGCAGGGGGCATTGCCCAGGCGCTTGGATTGTGTGAAGCGTTTGTTGGTAATGATCTGATGACAGTTATTTTAGGGGACAATGTTTTTTCTGATAGTATTGCTCCTTATGTAGAAAATTTTAAAAGGCAACAAACAGGGGCAAAAATTTTAATTAAAGAGGTTAGTGATCCAGAACGTTTTGGTGTTCCGGAATTGGAAGGAGAACGAATTAAAAATATTGAGGAGAAACCAAAAACACCGAAAAGCAGTTATGCGGTAACGGGAATTTATATGTATGATGCGACAGTATTTGATATCATTCGAACGTTAAAGCCGTCTGCTCGCGGGGAGCTGGAAATTACTGATGTCAATAATGCTTATATTGCCCGTAATGAGTTGACATATGACGTATTAAAAGGTTGGTGGACGGATGCGGGGACGTACGCATCTTATTTACGAGCCAATGAGTTAGCAAAAGACATTGATTTTGGTGAATGGTTTAATAAAAACTTGAAACATTAA
- a CDS encoding formyltransferase family protein yields MIYVLGGKLNAAVRALEVFHKMGINPLVYVSPGEDRIRAMSSLEECANKLGSKLIKDIHEIYGEKVFFLSVECDRILNEKFFGEGSKFFNVHFSLLPKYRGTMTSFWPIVFGENETGVTLHEIDNGIDTGDIISQVKMEIREEYTCRDLYFKYHEVAGDLIEKVLPLIVEGKYTKLPQDSEQASSFPRFLYHYFPKDFYSKQLRLLEKRQVYNILRALIFKEFQLPSVDGKRVKRVSLHPWETMTSFIRTNSGNVYIETLE; encoded by the coding sequence ATGATTTATGTTTTAGGAGGAAAGCTTAATGCTGCGGTCCGAGCACTTGAAGTATTTCATAAGATGGGCATTAACCCCTTAGTATATGTTTCACCGGGGGAAGATAGAATCAGGGCTATGAGTTCGCTTGAAGAATGTGCCAACAAGTTGGGAAGTAAATTAATAAAAGATATCCATGAAATTTATGGTGAAAAAGTTTTTTTCTTATCAGTGGAGTGTGACAGAATTCTCAATGAAAAGTTTTTTGGCGAGGGATCAAAATTTTTTAACGTTCATTTTTCATTATTACCGAAGTACAGAGGAACCATGACTTCTTTTTGGCCCATTGTCTTCGGAGAAAATGAGACCGGCGTTACTTTACATGAGATAGATAACGGTATAGATACAGGTGATATAATTTCCCAAGTCAAAATGGAGATCCGGGAAGAATATACTTGTCGAGACCTATATTTTAAATATCATGAAGTTGCAGGTGATTTAATTGAGAAAGTCCTTCCTCTTATTGTTGAAGGGAAATATACTAAACTGCCTCAGGATAGTGAACAGGCTTCGTCTTTTCCAAGGTTTTTGTACCATTATTTCCCAAAAGATTTTTATTCAAAACAACTGAGACTATTGGAAAAAAGACAAGTTTATAATATATTGAGAGCACTTATCTTCAAAGAATTTCAACTTCCGTCTGTGGATGGGAAAAGAGTAAAAAGAGTTTCATTGCATCCTTGGGAGACGATGACTTCTTTTATTCGAACTAATAGTGGAAATGTATATATTGAAACATTAGAATAA
- a CDS encoding glycosyltransferase, giving the protein MNDKKVAFIYCVNNRQMYEESVRYVRSLHVPEGYEIEIISIEGAKSITSGYNEAMKRTDAKYKVYLHQDVFIVNKNFIFDIIALFDENKQIGIIGTIGAKKIPTSGIWWEAEKKYGKVFDSHSGTLSILAFQDIEHKYETVEAVDGLLMATQYDIRWREDIFDGWHFYDLSHCVEYLKKGYLIVVPKQSIPWCIHDCGIVNIRNGYERYRNLFLDEYSGFLFPLVSILIPTYNRPLLFKEALQSVLAQTYRNTEIIICDDSTNHLTKDVVYQLLETQHSNKRLTYVKNKARLGRTTGLENAQRCLELASGEFVNFLFDDDKFAPNKISRMMNYYHQFNDVCLVTSFRQTINKQGELLPPIKATKKLFNQDTLIDGKVLGKYMLLHMLNVVGEFTTVLFRRNDIEDDLGSYMKKKYYPLSDVSTWLSLLQKGKAVYISEPLSYFRLHPAQNSHDVTNMILGAVEWYRLFKDCQRSEAYFMDSEEVASFLVGWIDEHIHVLEKIRSYTYDREFVCKNSRILNEFFSVFQDAIKALEKHCMVG; this is encoded by the coding sequence ATGAATGACAAAAAAGTCGCCTTTATTTATTGTGTGAATAACAGGCAAATGTATGAAGAATCTGTCCGTTACGTCAGATCGCTTCATGTTCCGGAAGGATATGAAATTGAAATTATTTCTATTGAAGGAGCGAAAAGCATCACGTCCGGATATAATGAAGCAATGAAAAGGACAGATGCAAAGTATAAAGTGTATTTGCATCAAGATGTGTTTATAGTAAATAAGAATTTTATCTTTGATATTATAGCCCTATTTGATGAAAATAAGCAGATTGGGATTATTGGAACTATAGGAGCAAAAAAGATACCAACTAGTGGTATATGGTGGGAAGCAGAGAAGAAGTACGGTAAGGTATTTGATAGTCATAGTGGTACTTTGTCTATTCTTGCTTTTCAGGACATTGAGCATAAATATGAAACTGTAGAGGCTGTTGATGGTCTTTTAATGGCTACGCAGTACGATATTCGGTGGAGGGAGGACATTTTTGATGGATGGCATTTTTACGACTTATCACATTGTGTTGAGTATTTGAAAAAAGGATATTTGATAGTTGTTCCTAAGCAATCTATTCCTTGGTGTATACATGACTGTGGCATAGTAAATATTCGGAATGGCTATGAGCGTTATAGAAACTTGTTTTTGGATGAATATTCAGGTTTTTTATTCCCGTTAGTTAGTATACTCATTCCAACTTATAACCGTCCCTTATTGTTTAAAGAAGCATTACAGAGTGTACTAGCTCAAACCTATAGAAATACAGAAATTATCATTTGTGATGATAGCACAAACCACTTAACAAAGGATGTGGTATATCAATTATTAGAAACTCAACACAGTAATAAACGATTAACTTATGTAAAAAATAAAGCTAGATTAGGGAGAACTACAGGATTGGAAAATGCTCAAAGGTGTTTAGAGCTGGCTAGCGGTGAGTTTGTCAATTTTTTGTTTGACGACGATAAATTCGCTCCAAACAAGATTAGCCGAATGATGAACTATTATCATCAATTTAATGATGTATGTCTAGTTACTTCATTTAGACAGACGATAAATAAGCAAGGTGAATTGTTGCCCCCTATTAAAGCAACAAAAAAATTATTCAATCAAGATACGTTGATAGACGGTAAGGTATTGGGAAAGTACATGTTACTGCATATGCTAAATGTTGTAGGGGAGTTTACAACTGTACTATTTCGGAGGAATGATATAGAAGATGATTTAGGAAGCTATATGAAAAAAAAATATTATCCTCTGTCGGATGTAAGTACATGGTTGTCACTTTTACAAAAGGGTAAGGCTGTTTATATATCCGAGCCACTGAGTTATTTTAGATTACATCCGGCACAAAACTCTCATGATGTGACGAATATGATCCTAGGAGCTGTAGAGTGGTATCGATTGTTTAAGGATTGCCAAAGGTCTGAAGCATACTTTATGGATTCAGAAGAGGTTGCTTCCTTTCTGGTAGGATGGATAGATGAACACATACATGTGTTGGAGAAGATAAGGAGTTATACATATGATAGGGAGTTCGTTTGTAAAAATAGTAGAATATTGAATGAGTTTTTCTCGGTTTTTCAAGACGCTATAAAAGCACTTGAAAAGCATTGCATGGTAGGATGA
- a CDS encoding sugar 3,4-ketoisomerase has translation MNVKFLEFEVMGDHRGSLVAIESYKQVPFEIKRVYYIFGTKFNVKRGVHAHKNLQQILIAVSGSCTVVVDDGFKKQEFEMDSPRKGLFIDKLIWREIKNFSSDCVLLVLASDYYSELDYIRDYDEFKKYAVLRESSLDKE, from the coding sequence ATGAATGTGAAATTTCTTGAGTTTGAAGTTATGGGAGATCACCGTGGTTCACTAGTCGCTATTGAGAGTTATAAACAAGTTCCTTTTGAAATCAAACGCGTATATTATATATTCGGAACAAAGTTTAACGTTAAAAGAGGGGTGCATGCACATAAAAATCTTCAGCAAATTCTTATAGCCGTAAGTGGGTCTTGTACGGTGGTTGTTGACGATGGATTTAAAAAGCAAGAATTTGAAATGGATTCTCCTAGGAAGGGGCTTTTTATAGATAAGCTAATTTGGAGAGAGATAAAAAACTTCTCTTCAGATTGCGTTTTACTTGTGTTAGCTAGTGACTACTATTCTGAGCTAGATTACATTCGTGATTACGATGAATTTAAGAAGTATGCGGTTCTTAGAGAAAGTTCATTAGACAAGGAGTAG
- the rfbD gene encoding dTDP-4-dehydrorhamnose reductase, producing the protein MKVVVTGAKGQLGKELVKWFRQMEWNVYGYDKDELDITDAQQVISVLGHIHPHVVVHAGAYTKVDEAEKEKEKAFFVNAYGTRNVAVAAEKVGAKLVYVSTDYVFDGAQRVPYHEFSSPNPINIYGKSKLAGEQFVRDFHSRFFIVRTSWVFGAYGNNFVKTMLRLAKEKEEILVVDDQYGCPTYAVDLVQKIYELVQTEKYGLYHISNTGYCSWYEFAKIIFSEMGVNVRVQRCGTKDYLRLAARPSYSVFDHMALRLNGFELLRHWRDALREFLHAYEVKH; encoded by the coding sequence CTGAAGGTCGTTGTTACAGGGGCAAAGGGACAACTAGGTAAGGAACTAGTCAAATGGTTTCGACAAATGGAATGGAATGTCTATGGATATGATAAAGATGAGCTTGATATTACAGATGCTCAACAAGTGATAAGTGTGCTCGGGCATATTCATCCCCATGTTGTTGTTCATGCAGGTGCGTATACAAAAGTCGATGAAGCAGAGAAAGAAAAAGAAAAGGCCTTTTTCGTTAATGCATATGGAACAAGGAATGTAGCTGTAGCTGCTGAAAAGGTAGGGGCAAAGCTTGTTTATGTTAGTACAGATTACGTATTTGATGGTGCACAAAGGGTGCCTTATCATGAGTTTTCCAGTCCTAATCCCATTAATATTTATGGAAAAAGTAAATTGGCAGGCGAGCAATTTGTGCGCGATTTTCATTCTAGGTTTTTTATTGTTCGTACATCTTGGGTATTTGGGGCTTATGGAAATAATTTTGTGAAAACCATGTTACGACTTGCAAAAGAGAAGGAAGAAATTTTAGTTGTTGATGACCAATATGGATGCCCTACATATGCAGTAGATTTAGTGCAAAAAATTTATGAACTTGTCCAAACAGAAAAATATGGATTGTATCATATATCTAATACAGGCTACTGTTCTTGGTATGAGTTTGCTAAAATTATTTTCTCCGAGATGGGAGTCAATGTCCGTGTTCAACGTTGCGGGACGAAAGATTATCTCCGACTAGCAGCCCGTCCTTCTTATTCTGTTTTTGACCATATGGCATTACGATTAAATGGGTTTGAACTACTTCGTCATTGGCGTGATGCATTGCGAGAATTTTTACATGCGTATGAGGTGAAACATTGA
- the rfbB gene encoding dTDP-glucose 4,6-dehydratase, which produces MNILVTGGAGFIGSNFIRYMLNKYHDYRIVNYDLLTYAGNLESLQDVQTNERYLFVRGDICNAQLVDYIVKTYHIDVIVNFAAESHVDRSISNPCAFVQTNVLGTQVLLDIAKSNQIQKYVQISTDEVYGSLGETGYFTEETPLAPNSPYSASKASADLLVRAYHATYGLNVNITRCSNNYGPYQFPEKLIPLIITNAIEGKDIPIYGDGQNVRDWLHVKDHCSAIDLVIHRGKSGEIYNIGGHNERTNNEIVHFIVEKLGASKSLIKYIADRPGHDRRYAIDPTKITTELGWEPKYTLDKGIEETIQWYIDHVDWWRRMKAGEYVHFYQNQYGDRK; this is translated from the coding sequence ATGAATATTCTTGTGACTGGTGGCGCTGGTTTCATCGGTAGCAATTTTATTCGCTATATGCTAAATAAGTACCACGATTATAGAATTGTAAACTATGACTTGTTAACGTATGCAGGAAATTTAGAAAGTTTACAAGACGTGCAAACAAACGAACGTTATCTATTTGTGAGGGGGGATATTTGTAACGCTCAGTTGGTTGATTATATCGTAAAAACCTATCACATTGATGTTATTGTCAATTTTGCGGCAGAATCGCACGTTGACCGCAGCATTTCTAATCCTTGTGCTTTCGTTCAAACCAATGTATTGGGTACACAAGTGTTACTCGATATTGCTAAGTCTAATCAAATTCAAAAATATGTTCAAATTTCAACAGATGAAGTGTATGGAAGTTTAGGAGAAACAGGATATTTTACTGAGGAAACACCATTGGCGCCCAACAGCCCTTACTCCGCCAGTAAAGCAAGTGCCGATTTGCTTGTAAGAGCATATCACGCCACATATGGATTAAATGTAAATATTACACGTTGTTCAAATAATTATGGTCCGTATCAGTTTCCTGAGAAACTGATCCCATTAATCATTACAAATGCCATAGAAGGAAAAGACATTCCTATTTATGGCGATGGTCAAAATGTGCGCGACTGGCTTCATGTAAAAGATCATTGCTCAGCAATTGATTTAGTGATTCATAGAGGGAAGTCAGGAGAGATATACAACATTGGAGGGCATAATGAGCGAACAAACAATGAAATTGTCCATTTCATTGTTGAAAAATTAGGAGCTTCTAAGTCATTAATTAAATATATAGCCGATCGTCCTGGGCATGATCGACGCTACGCAATTGACCCTACGAAAATTACGACTGAACTTGGATGGGAACCAAAGTATACGCTTGATAAAGGAATTGAAGAAACCATTCAATGGTATATTGACCATGTCGATTGGTGGCGACGAATGAAAGCTGGGGAGTATGTACATTTCTATCAAAACCAATACGGTGACAGAAAATGA
- the flaG gene encoding flagellar protein FlaG, which translates to MTIERLSSSFPSYEPMRNDQAKASAGVAAVRPPEREESASSPARLFSHDELENVVNGLNELLQPSHTSIRFELHKELNEYYVQVVDEKTHEVIREIPPKKLLDMYAAMMEFVGLLVDRKI; encoded by the coding sequence ATGACGATTGAACGGTTGTCTTCTTCGTTTCCTTCGTATGAACCGATGCGAAATGACCAAGCGAAGGCGAGCGCTGGGGTGGCGGCGGTGCGGCCGCCGGAACGGGAAGAGTCTGCTTCTTCTCCTGCGCGGCTGTTTTCGCACGATGAGTTGGAGAATGTGGTCAATGGACTGAATGAGTTGTTGCAGCCGAGTCATACATCAATTCGGTTTGAGCTGCATAAGGAGCTGAATGAGTACTACGTGCAAGTGGTCGATGAAAAGACGCATGAGGTGATCCGCGAAATTCCGCCGAAAAAGCTGCTGGATATGTATGCAGCGATGATGGAGTTTGTCGGATTGTTGGTGGATCGAAAAATTTAA
- a CDS encoding glycosyltransferase family 2 protein: MKTLALVMIVKNEEQNLGRCLQSIKNIVDEMIVVDTGSTDDTREVAYSFGAKVFNFAWRQDFSAARNYALEQSTCDWNLVLDADEYVVNDCGREIRHFLENGCQRIGRIKRIDEFIQNGEKRHAQSYLSRLLPKGVKYTGKIHEQVDSTLPRENINVEVYHDGYIQTNKTERNLELLLQELKKHPEDDYILYQIGKQYKLLQQFVRSEIYFEKSHSLASSYAWYRHSLVVDYLYVLMANRSFEKGLQLIAMEQEKLQDLPDFHFACALFYMEAAFCNSDQYAHLFPFIEKSFVRCLEIGETDNYDRVRGTGSFLAAYNLGVFYEVTGQTEKAISFYKRAANEGYEKAVERLNMLI, translated from the coding sequence TTGAAAACCCTAGCTTTGGTTATGATCGTAAAAAACGAAGAACAAAATTTAGGTCGCTGTTTGCAGAGTATCAAAAATATAGTGGACGAAATGATAGTTGTTGATACAGGGTCAACGGATGATACAAGGGAAGTTGCCTATTCATTCGGTGCAAAAGTTTTCAATTTTGCATGGAGGCAAGACTTTTCGGCAGCCAGAAATTATGCACTCGAGCAATCAACGTGTGATTGGAATCTCGTGCTGGATGCCGATGAGTATGTGGTTAATGACTGTGGAAGAGAGATTCGTCATTTTCTTGAAAATGGTTGTCAAAGGATAGGTCGTATCAAACGAATCGATGAATTTATTCAAAATGGTGAAAAACGACATGCCCAGTCGTATTTATCACGATTGTTACCTAAAGGTGTTAAATACACTGGGAAAATTCACGAGCAGGTTGATTCGACCTTGCCACGTGAAAACATTAATGTCGAAGTGTACCATGATGGTTATATTCAAACTAATAAAACAGAAAGAAACTTAGAGCTATTGTTACAGGAACTAAAGAAGCACCCGGAGGACGACTATATTTTATATCAGATCGGTAAGCAATATAAATTATTGCAACAGTTCGTCCGTTCTGAAATATATTTTGAGAAAAGTCATTCGCTTGCTTCCTCATATGCTTGGTATCGTCATAGTTTAGTTGTAGATTATTTATATGTACTCATGGCTAATCGTTCATTTGAAAAAGGATTACAATTAATAGCGATGGAGCAAGAAAAACTGCAAGACTTACCAGATTTCCATTTTGCATGCGCTTTATTTTATATGGAGGCAGCTTTCTGTAATTCGGACCAATATGCTCATCTATTTCCATTCATTGAAAAGTCATTTGTCCGTTGCCTTGAGATTGGAGAAACAGACAACTATGATCGAGTGCGGGGGACGGGTAGCTTTCTAGCAGCTTACAACCTTGGAGTATTTTACGAAGTAACGGGACAAACGGAGAAAGCAATCAGTTTTTATAAGCGAGCTGCGAATGAAGGATATGAAAAAGCTGTTGAGCGATTGAACATGTTGATATAG
- the rfbC gene encoding dTDP-4-dehydrorhamnose 3,5-epimerase, with translation MRVIETDFDGVIILEPIVHEDTRGFFMESYNDQVLSQLGISVRFVQDNHSLSIKAGTVRGLHYQLHPQAQAKLVRVTRGVIYDVVVDIRRGSPTFGEWRSFILSEHNKRQLFVPKGFAHGFCTLVPNTEVQYKVDAYYSAEYDRGIFWRDPDLKIDWPVTEAVLSEKDASLPLLNNAHINFIWERTS, from the coding sequence GTGCGAGTAATCGAAACGGATTTTGATGGGGTTATTATACTAGAGCCTATCGTGCATGAAGATACTCGAGGTTTTTTCATGGAAAGTTATAATGATCAGGTATTAAGTCAGTTAGGTATTTCAGTGAGATTCGTGCAAGATAATCATTCCCTTTCGATCAAAGCAGGGACAGTACGAGGGTTGCATTATCAACTGCATCCACAAGCGCAAGCAAAGCTTGTTCGCGTCACACGTGGCGTGATTTACGATGTTGTTGTGGATATTCGTAGAGGTTCTCCAACATTTGGCGAATGGCGCAGTTTTATTTTAAGTGAACATAATAAAAGGCAACTTTTCGTACCGAAAGGGTTTGCTCATGGCTTTTGTACATTAGTACCGAATACAGAAGTGCAATATAAGGTAGATGCATATTATTCAGCAGAATATGATCGAGGAATTTTTTGGAGAGACCCCGACTTGAAAATCGACTGGCCTGTAACAGAGGCCGTTTTGTCTGAAAAGGATGCGAGCCTTCCGCTTTTGAATAATGCACATATTAATTTTATTTGGGAGAGGACATCATGA